Proteins encoded by one window of Parvularculales bacterium:
- a CDS encoding MotA/TolQ/ExbB proton channel family protein: protein MFFQSVFEGVALLEKGGPIVAILLCLSVLSLAIIVLKLYQFWRSPLGGNPIIHQGLSLVEKNGNEHGMRFFGSHPAPVAQVLASGLRARHAGGQDEDVMEEMSRTGQNELDALQGYFRWLEVIGNVAPLLGLLGTVIGMIRAFQQLEAAGSRV from the coding sequence ATGTTTTTTCAATCGGTTTTTGAAGGTGTGGCTCTTCTTGAAAAAGGAGGTCCCATTGTCGCCATCCTGCTGTGCCTGTCGGTGTTATCGCTGGCCATTATCGTCTTGAAACTCTATCAGTTTTGGCGCTCGCCTTTGGGCGGTAATCCTATCATACATCAGGGGCTCTCTCTTGTAGAGAAGAACGGCAATGAGCATGGCATGCGCTTTTTTGGCAGCCATCCGGCACCCGTTGCGCAGGTTTTGGCCTCGGGCTTGCGGGCCAGACACGCCGGCGGACAGGATGAAGATGTCATGGAGGAAATGAGCCGCACCGGACAAAATGAACTGGATGCCTTGCAGGGCTATTTCCGCTGGCTTGAGGTAATCGGCAACGTAGCACCTTTGTTGGGTCTGCTCGGCACGGTAATCGGCATGATACGTGCATTTCAACAATTGGAGGCGGCGGGCAGCCGGGTT
- a CDS encoding threonine ammonia-lyase, protein MPVTPDDIKQAARLIEGSVIRTPLVYGDALSRRLGTGIWVKHENMQLTHSFKARGALVKLLSLSEEERKRGVIAMSAGNHAQAVALHAQRLNIPALIVMPETTPIVKIKETEAFGAQIVLDGETLAESQVRAEKIAGEQGLTLVPPYDDDAIIAGQGTLALEMLEDNPDLDIIVVPIGGGGLISGVSIAAKAIKPDITIIGVEAALYPSMSGALKGEAAVCGGQTLAEGIAVKNVTPRTVEAVRAHVAEIVVVDEETLERAIYLFLNEHKTLAEGAGAAGLAAMLSRPDLFDGKKTGLVLCGGNMDTRILASVIFRSLGREKQIISLRIEISDRPGELGRVAGLIGNGRGNIVEVSHRRLFLDIPARQSMLDMMIETRGVEHAQEIISILEKDGLTVRVLESYGASS, encoded by the coding sequence ATGCCCGTTACTCCGGATGATATAAAACAGGCCGCCCGCCTCATAGAGGGGTCCGTTATCCGCACGCCTCTTGTTTATGGCGATGCCCTCTCGCGCCGTCTTGGCACCGGGATCTGGGTCAAGCATGAAAACATGCAGCTGACCCATTCCTTCAAGGCGCGTGGCGCGCTGGTTAAGTTGCTCTCTTTATCTGAAGAGGAACGCAAGCGCGGGGTTATTGCCATGTCGGCGGGCAATCATGCGCAGGCGGTGGCCCTTCATGCCCAACGGCTGAACATCCCTGCCCTTATCGTCATGCCGGAGACGACGCCTATCGTGAAAATTAAAGAGACGGAGGCTTTTGGCGCGCAGATTGTTCTGGACGGCGAAACCCTCGCCGAGTCCCAGGTCAGGGCGGAGAAGATTGCCGGTGAACAGGGTCTGACACTGGTGCCGCCTTATGATGATGACGCCATTATCGCCGGACAAGGCACTCTCGCGCTGGAAATGCTGGAGGATAACCCCGACCTTGATATTATCGTCGTGCCTATCGGCGGGGGCGGCCTGATTTCCGGCGTGAGTATTGCGGCCAAAGCAATCAAGCCGGACATTACGATCATTGGTGTGGAGGCGGCGCTTTATCCGTCCATGTCCGGCGCTCTTAAGGGAGAAGCCGCCGTTTGCGGCGGACAAACCCTCGCGGAAGGCATCGCCGTTAAAAATGTCACGCCGCGCACCGTCGAGGCCGTCCGCGCTCATGTGGCGGAGATTGTGGTGGTCGATGAAGAAACGCTGGAGCGCGCCATTTATCTGTTTCTCAATGAGCACAAGACACTGGCGGAAGGTGCCGGTGCGGCGGGGCTGGCCGCCATGCTCAGCAGGCCGGATTTATTTGACGGCAAGAAAACGGGGCTCGTGTTGTGTGGCGGCAATATGGACACGCGTATTCTGGCGTCGGTTATCTTCCGGAGTCTGGGACGGGAGAAGCAGATTATATCGCTCCGCATCGAGATTTCAGACCGTCCGGGCGAACTGGGACGTGTTGCCGGACTTATCGGCAATGGGCGGGGTAACATCGTGGAAGTCTCGCACCGCCGTCTGTTTCTTGATATTCCGGCGCGGCAATCAATGCTGGATATGATGATAGAAACGCGCGGTGTGGAACATGCTCAGGAGATTATCTCCATTCTGGAGAAGGATGGACTGACCGTTCGTGTTCTGGAATCCTACGGGGCAAGCTCCTGA
- a CDS encoding flavin reductase family protein has protein sequence MTQPQDDKTRRLFRDALGRFTTGVAVVSSAPAGFEPLGLTVNSFSSVSLEPPLVLWCVDKQSDTLPAFTVATHFAVNILKSHHEHLSVKLSRIGNHGLEGLNFTNGKHGSPVLEDAFAWFDCKVHARDEAGDHIIIIGHVLDFGMSAGGVPLVYHAGDYQELAP, from the coding sequence ATGACTCAGCCACAAGATGATAAAACCCGTCGCCTGTTCAGAGATGCTCTGGGCCGGTTTACGACAGGCGTTGCGGTTGTCTCCTCTGCGCCTGCGGGGTTTGAGCCGTTGGGGCTTACCGTTAATTCTTTTTCGTCGGTTTCTCTTGAACCGCCTCTTGTGTTGTGGTGTGTGGACAAACAGTCAGACACGCTGCCGGCCTTTACCGTGGCCACACATTTTGCGGTGAACATATTGAAAAGCCATCATGAACATTTGTCCGTGAAATTATCGCGGATAGGCAATCACGGGCTTGAGGGACTTAATTTCACCAACGGCAAACATGGCTCGCCGGTTCTTGAGGATGCGTTTGCCTGGTTTGACTGCAAGGTTCACGCCCGCGACGAGGCCGGAGATCATATTATTATCATCGGCCATGTGCTTGATTTTGGCATGAGCGCGGGCGGCGTACCGCTTGTCTATCATGCCGGTGATTATCAGGAGCTTGCCCCGTAG
- a CDS encoding ABC transporter substrate-binding protein codes for MRAFTIILGRLRVLVFPVLAAVAFIPSTQQAMAQTESRAGCGKVTIAEMSWDSGSILANVESIILSEGYGCDTELVPGDTVPTVTSMAEKAEPDFAPEMGINSVREIVEKAVEQGVIKVAGQVYSGGSIEAWWIPRYVVDEHPELTTIEAVLARPDLFPDKEDPGKGRFYTCPAGWACQIIDKNLAKAYGFEEAGFNLFDPGSGEGLAGAIAKAYERRQPIFAYYWTPTPLLSRYEMVELKGAPHDPDSWACASKIDCPNPQKNMYPESVVVKLVSSAFADRAPEAFEFISRVSMTSDEINSILIWKEDHQATPYETALYFLEKYEYLWSVWVSDSSVVQKVKASL; via the coding sequence ATGAGAGCTTTTACCATCATTTTAGGAAGATTAAGGGTTCTGGTGTTTCCGGTGCTTGCCGCCGTGGCATTTATTCCTTCAACGCAACAGGCAATGGCTCAAACCGAGTCCCGGGCCGGTTGCGGAAAAGTGACGATAGCCGAGATGAGTTGGGATTCAGGATCCATTCTCGCCAACGTAGAAAGCATCATCCTCTCGGAAGGGTATGGCTGTGACACGGAACTCGTACCGGGCGATACGGTGCCTACCGTGACGTCCATGGCAGAAAAGGCCGAGCCCGATTTTGCTCCTGAAATGGGAATTAACTCCGTGCGTGAGATCGTAGAGAAAGCCGTAGAACAGGGCGTTATTAAAGTCGCCGGCCAGGTTTATTCCGGGGGTTCCATAGAAGCCTGGTGGATTCCCCGATATGTCGTCGATGAGCACCCCGAACTCACAACCATAGAGGCCGTTCTTGCCCGCCCTGACCTTTTTCCGGATAAAGAAGACCCCGGCAAAGGCCGCTTTTATACCTGTCCGGCAGGCTGGGCGTGTCAAATCATCGACAAAAATCTGGCCAAGGCCTACGGGTTTGAGGAGGCCGGTTTCAACCTTTTTGACCCGGGGTCAGGTGAAGGGCTGGCCGGGGCCATCGCCAAGGCCTATGAGCGCCGGCAACCTATTTTTGCCTATTACTGGACTCCGACCCCTTTGCTTAGCAGATATGAGATGGTCGAACTGAAAGGGGCACCGCATGATCCTGACAGCTGGGCCTGTGCAAGCAAAATAGATTGCCCGAACCCGCAAAAGAACATGTATCCGGAGTCTGTCGTTGTAAAACTTGTTTCTTCCGCTTTTGCAGACAGGGCTCCGGAGGCATTTGAGTTTATCTCCCGCGTTTCCATGACCAGCGACGAGATTAACTCAATTCTAATCTGGAAAGAGGATCATCAGGCAACGCCGTATGAGACGGCCCTATATTTTCTTGAGAAATATGAATATCTCTGGAGTGTCTGGGTATCTGACAGCAGCGTCGTTCAAAAAGTGAAAGCAAGCTTGTAG
- a CDS encoding SLC13 family permease, with the protein MDMFTDYPWQIWGVYGVIIAAITGYVLNRIDMALVSLCAVIALLALFQFFPLPDATGTPVVTMTSILSGFAHPALMSVLALLVIGQALYQSDALNAATNMLTRYGVRHPHLVLLGLFITAMLVSAFLNNTPVVIIFIPILAALARRMDIPTSRVMMPLSFLCILGGMTTLIGSSTNMLAAGSAEASGMDPIGFFDFALPGLVLAGAGGLYMFCAAPFLLPNRQEDDNDSSDEGNTGGRQYIAQIHINARHRLIGEVITAGTTPDLKNITIRSIRRGERTILPPFDGETLMQGDILLIAATRQTLAETLKSRDGIFKSLINVSLYAGDESQQDQLSLTETVVAPGSRMAERTVEQISFYHETECFLLGIQRRHRMLRLPMDDIRLKAGDVLLVMGTRDAIQGLRHSRDLLLMEWSTEEVPDNNKAKLARLIFGVTIVMASTGLLPIVVAAVAGATAMVLAGVLDVRQAVRALDVRIYLLIGASLAMAGAMQETGGATLLATSAVALVEGAPLPLILSAFFLLIALLTNVLSNNATAVLFVPIALNTAHDLGVDPMVFVYTVILAANCSFLTPIAYQTNLLVMAPGHYQFRDYIKLGLPLLLILWVVYSLFAPWYYGLV; encoded by the coding sequence ATGGACATGTTCACTGATTATCCATGGCAAATATGGGGCGTTTACGGTGTCATCATAGCCGCCATCACCGGTTATGTTCTCAACCGTATAGATATGGCGCTGGTTTCACTGTGCGCCGTTATCGCCCTTCTGGCCCTGTTTCAGTTTTTCCCCCTGCCTGATGCCACCGGCACACCGGTGGTGACCATGACTTCCATTCTGTCGGGATTTGCCCATCCGGCGCTCATGTCCGTGCTGGCCCTGCTGGTTATCGGGCAAGCCCTCTATCAATCAGATGCCCTGAACGCTGCGACGAACATGCTAACGCGTTATGGCGTCCGCCATCCGCACCTTGTGCTGCTGGGGTTATTCATAACCGCCATGCTCGTCAGTGCGTTTTTGAACAACACGCCTGTGGTTATTATTTTCATCCCGATTTTGGCGGCGCTTGCACGGCGTATGGATATACCCACAAGCCGGGTCATGATGCCCCTGAGTTTCCTGTGCATCCTTGGCGGCATGACAACTCTTATCGGCTCGTCAACCAACATGCTGGCGGCAGGTTCGGCCGAAGCCTCAGGTATGGACCCTATCGGTTTCTTTGACTTCGCGCTGCCCGGTCTTGTGCTGGCAGGGGCCGGGGGTCTTTACATGTTCTGCGCCGCACCCTTTTTGTTGCCCAACCGTCAGGAAGACGACAACGACTCCTCCGATGAGGGCAATACCGGTGGCCGGCAATATATCGCGCAAATCCATATCAATGCCAGACACAGGCTCATCGGTGAGGTCATCACCGCCGGTACAACGCCGGATTTAAAAAACATCACCATCCGCTCAATCCGGCGTGGTGAGCGAACAATCTTACCGCCCTTTGACGGAGAGACTCTCATGCAGGGCGATATTCTGCTTATCGCCGCAACACGGCAAACTCTCGCAGAAACCCTGAAATCACGTGACGGCATTTTCAAAAGCCTGATCAATGTCTCCCTCTATGCCGGAGACGAGTCACAACAGGATCAACTGTCCCTCACGGAAACCGTCGTAGCCCCCGGTTCCCGCATGGCGGAGCGCACCGTCGAGCAAATCTCTTTCTATCATGAGACCGAATGCTTTCTGCTTGGCATTCAAAGACGTCACCGGATGTTACGACTGCCCATGGATGACATTCGCCTGAAAGCAGGTGACGTGTTGCTGGTGATGGGAACACGCGACGCTATTCAAGGCTTACGCCACAGCCGGGATTTGCTACTGATGGAGTGGTCAACGGAAGAGGTTCCCGACAACAACAAGGCCAAACTGGCGCGCCTCATTTTCGGTGTCACCATCGTGATGGCCTCAACCGGCCTTCTTCCTATTGTCGTGGCCGCCGTGGCAGGGGCTACCGCCATGGTTCTGGCAGGTGTTCTTGACGTTCGTCAGGCGGTCCGCGCTCTTGACGTGCGCATCTATCTGCTTATCGGAGCCTCCCTCGCCATGGCGGGTGCCATGCAGGAAACGGGAGGGGCGACACTGTTAGCCACGAGCGCGGTGGCTCTTGTTGAAGGCGCACCCCTGCCCCTTATTCTATCGGCCTTTTTTCTGCTCATAGCCTTGCTCACCAATGTGCTCAGTAACAATGCCACCGCCGTTCTGTTTGTTCCCATCGCCCTTAATACGGCCCATGACCTCGGCGTTGACCCCATGGTTTTCGTCTATACCGTAATTCTGGCGGCCAACTGCTCCTTCCTCACTCCCATCGCCTATCAAACCAATCTGCTGGTCATGGCACCCGGCCATTACCAGTTTCGCGATTACATCAAACTCGGTCTGCCCCTATTGCTTATCTTATGGGTCGTCTACAGCCTGTTTGCGCCATGGTATTACGGGCTGGTCTAA
- a CDS encoding TRAP transporter substrate-binding protein, which produces MKKLPKKTTKPEASTPEVSKKTLKRRDVLTGITAGALAAPVLGAPAIAQGKRSLSMVTTWPKNFPGLGTGAERVAKNITTLTEGQLEVKVYSAGELVGAFESFDAVSNGSADMYHGAEYYWQGKSAAYAFFTTVPFGMTPFEAHAWVHSGGGQELWDELAAGFNLKPFLCGDTGTQWGGWFNREINSTEDMKGLKMRMPGLGGEVLRRIGATAVTLPGGELFAALQSGAIDAAEWSGPWNDLAFGFYKIAKHYYWPGWQESNGSICTVLNKDVWDSLTSAQQGIIKSVCNADTDYMMSEILYNNAVALETLVNKHGVQLKQYPDDVLGAIRTVSRDIISEVANKDPMAKKVHDSYMASLKKTDHYLRHSDAAFFSHRDI; this is translated from the coding sequence ATGAAAAAACTCCCCAAAAAAACCACAAAACCGGAAGCATCAACGCCGGAAGTATCAAAAAAGACGCTAAAACGCAGAGACGTCCTAACAGGTATCACGGCGGGCGCTCTGGCCGCTCCGGTGCTGGGGGCTCCCGCCATCGCCCAGGGCAAGAGAAGCCTGAGCATGGTCACAACATGGCCCAAAAACTTTCCCGGTCTCGGGACAGGTGCCGAGCGCGTCGCCAAAAACATCACCACACTAACGGAAGGGCAGCTGGAGGTAAAAGTTTATAGCGCAGGCGAACTGGTCGGCGCATTTGAATCTTTTGATGCCGTCTCAAACGGTAGCGCCGACATGTATCACGGGGCGGAGTATTACTGGCAGGGTAAATCAGCAGCCTATGCTTTCTTTACCACCGTACCTTTCGGCATGACACCCTTTGAAGCCCATGCCTGGGTTCATAGCGGGGGCGGACAAGAATTATGGGATGAGCTGGCTGCCGGTTTTAACCTCAAGCCGTTCCTGTGCGGTGATACCGGCACTCAATGGGGGGGATGGTTTAACCGGGAAATCAACAGCACGGAAGACATGAAGGGTCTCAAAATGCGGATGCCGGGTCTGGGGGGTGAAGTGTTGCGCCGCATCGGGGCGACGGCGGTTACCCTGCCCGGGGGGGAATTGTTTGCGGCTCTGCAAAGCGGCGCTATTGATGCTGCCGAATGGTCCGGGCCATGGAATGATCTGGCGTTTGGCTTTTATAAAATCGCCAAACATTACTACTGGCCGGGCTGGCAGGAATCCAACGGCAGTATTTGTACGGTCCTGAACAAAGACGTATGGGATAGTTTAACGTCAGCACAGCAGGGAATTATTAAATCCGTCTGCAACGCCGACACCGACTATATGATGTCGGAGATTCTCTATAACAATGCGGTTGCCCTGGAGACTCTTGTCAACAAACACGGTGTTCAGTTGAAACAATATCCCGACGATGTGTTAGGCGCCATACGCACAGTCTCCCGTGACATAATCAGCGAGGTTGCCAACAAAGACCCTATGGCCAAAAAAGTCCATGATAGCTATATGGCCAGCCTTAAGAAGACAGATCATTACCTCAGACACTCTGACGCAGCCTTCTTCAGTCATCGTGACATTTAA
- a CDS encoding TRAP transporter small permease subunit encodes MTELLLRISRLADHFNIRLGQTVAWVAVFMVLIQFAVVIMRYVYGVGSIAVQESLIYMHSVLFMLTVGFAMAMGRHVRIDIIYRNKTRRYQTVIDLLGSVFFLLPFCVVILYFSAPYVSESWRILEGSREVSGIQGVFLLKSLIPAFAGLLLVQVLSTVCRATAIIAQSLGRRLVRNEQRVQE; translated from the coding sequence ATGACTGAACTTCTGCTCAGGATTTCCAGACTGGCCGATCATTTCAACATACGTCTCGGCCAGACTGTTGCCTGGGTTGCCGTCTTCATGGTGCTCATTCAATTTGCCGTGGTCATCATGCGCTATGTGTATGGGGTCGGTTCTATCGCCGTGCAAGAATCCCTCATCTATATGCATAGTGTCCTGTTTATGCTGACTGTAGGGTTTGCCATGGCCATGGGGAGGCATGTGCGTATTGATATCATTTACCGCAACAAGACCAGACGATATCAAACGGTCATTGATTTGCTCGGCTCCGTGTTTTTTCTCCTGCCCTTTTGCGTCGTTATTCTGTATTTCTCCGCACCTTATGTGAGTGAGTCCTGGCGTATTCTGGAGGGATCACGGGAAGTCAGCGGCATTCAGGGTGTCTTTCTTCTGAAATCCCTCATTCCGGCGTTTGCCGGTTTGCTTCTGGTGCAAGTGCTCTCTACCGTCTGCCGCGCTACGGCCATTATAGCGCAATCACTCGGCAGAAGACTCGTGCGCAACGAACAGAGGGTACAAGAGTAA
- a CDS encoding TRAP transporter large permease subunit, which translates to MDFLIANLDLIMVIATCCLLLLGYPVAFSLAGVALVFAFLAWEFGVFDLSFLRAFPQRIFGTMTNEVLLAVPLFIFMGVMLERSQVAENLLDSMGKLFGTLRGGLGISVFLVGALLAASTGIVGATVVTMGLLSLPVMLKRGYDPALASGVIAASGTLGQIIPPSIVLILLGDVISNAYQQAQLSQGIFSPEAISVGDLFAGALLPGLMLVGFYIAYQIWRAIINPASSPSIPSDPDVQTRVFLWQTLKALIAPVVLIIAVLGSILTGIATPTEAAGVGAIGSLLLAGSRHKIALRPVLLAGVSLMLLFALAATTDMRIGREEIPATDMLAIIAAGILLLFIAAGCLYSLYITYRTGILAEVCRSTAETSSMVFALLIGAALFSLVFRGLGGDDTIHALLNDIPGGTMGAIISVMVIMFLLGFFLDFIEITFVVVPLVAPVLLTMGIDPVWLGVMMAINLQTSFLTPPFGFALFYLRGVAPPEIKTAQIYRGAIPFVGLQLLALIVLSFFPSIATWLPEVMFP; encoded by the coding sequence ATGGATTTTCTTATCGCCAATCTTGACCTGATCATGGTCATAGCAACATGTTGTCTTTTGCTTCTGGGGTATCCCGTAGCCTTTTCTCTGGCCGGTGTGGCACTGGTGTTTGCTTTTCTGGCGTGGGAATTCGGCGTCTTTGACCTCTCATTCCTGCGCGCCTTTCCGCAAAGAATCTTCGGCACGATGACCAATGAAGTGCTGCTCGCCGTGCCTTTATTTATCTTCATGGGCGTCATGCTGGAACGTTCCCAGGTAGCGGAAAACCTGCTGGACTCCATGGGAAAACTCTTTGGTACCCTCAGAGGCGGCCTTGGCATATCGGTCTTTCTTGTCGGCGCACTGTTGGCGGCCTCCACCGGCATCGTGGGCGCTACCGTTGTTACCATGGGGCTATTGTCTTTGCCGGTGATGTTGAAACGGGGATATGACCCTGCCCTTGCTTCCGGTGTCATTGCGGCATCCGGCACATTAGGACAAATCATTCCGCCCTCTATCGTGCTTATTTTGCTGGGCGATGTTATCTCTAATGCCTATCAACAGGCGCAACTCTCTCAGGGTATTTTCTCGCCGGAGGCCATCTCCGTAGGTGATCTGTTTGCCGGCGCTCTGCTCCCCGGTCTCATGCTGGTCGGGTTTTACATTGCCTATCAAATATGGCGCGCCATCATCAATCCGGCCTCCTCACCTTCCATTCCCTCAGACCCCGATGTTCAAACCCGTGTTTTTCTCTGGCAAACCCTTAAGGCTCTGATCGCACCGGTTGTTCTGATTATTGCCGTGCTCGGCTCCATCCTCACCGGCATTGCCACCCCGACCGAAGCCGCCGGTGTAGGCGCAATCGGCTCCTTACTGTTAGCGGGCAGCCGCCACAAAATAGCCCTCAGACCTGTTCTCCTCGCCGGCGTATCCCTCATGCTTCTGTTTGCACTGGCAGCAACAACGGACATGCGCATCGGCCGCGAGGAAATACCGGCTACGGACATGCTGGCGATTATTGCCGCCGGGATTTTGCTTCTCTTTATCGCTGCCGGATGTCTCTATAGTCTCTATATCACCTACCGCACCGGTATTCTCGCGGAGGTGTGCCGGTCAACGGCGGAGACGTCATCTATGGTGTTCGCCCTTCTGATCGGGGCCGCCCTGTTCAGTCTCGTTTTTCGCGGACTTGGAGGCGATGACACTATCCACGCTCTCTTAAACGATATCCCGGGCGGCACGATGGGGGCCATTATTTCGGTCATGGTCATTATGTTTTTGCTGGGCTTTTTTCTGGACTTCATCGAGATTACTTTCGTTGTCGTGCCTCTGGTAGCCCCTGTTTTGCTCACCATGGGCATTGACCCCGTATGGCTTGGCGTGATGATGGCCATTAACCTGCAGACGTCCTTTTTAACGCCCCCCTTCGGATTCGCCCTGTTTTATCTGCGCGGTGTGGCGCCGCCGGAAATAAAAACCGCACAAATATACCGCGGGGCCATTCCTTTTGTCGGACTGCAACTGCTGGCCCTTATTGTGCTGTCTTTCTTTCCGTCCATCGCTACCTGGCTTCCGGAAGTCATGTTTCCGTAA
- the parC gene encoding DNA topoisomerase IV subunit A — translation MPDMLSLATGGEEDVLFREALEERYLTYALSTIMHRSLPDVRDGLKPVHRRLVYAMSQLRLNSNSGFKKSARIVGDVIGRYHPHGDQAVYDALVRLAQDFAARYPLIDGQGNFGNVDGDRAAAMRYTESRLTPVADALLEGIDEDAVDFRETYDGEDREPVVLPANFPNLLANGASGIAVGMATSIPPHNVSELCAGALHLIKHPAAGVAKLNEFIPAPDFPTGGIVVEDPASILDAYKTGRGGVRLRARWELENRGREKYQIVITEIPWQVNKARLVEKLADIIQERKLVALADVRDESSEDVRLVLEPRSRSVDPYGLMEALFRMTDLETRIPINMNVLVEGQVPTVVTLKQALQAWLDHRREVLLRRVRFRLGKIDHRIEVLEGYLVAYLNLDKVIRIIREEDNPAKKLMAAFKLTSVQAEAILNMRLRSLRKLEEKEIKTEHKALIEERRELRKLLKSKDGQWKHITGEVRRLRDEYDPKTEHGRRRSEMAEAPEVEDITTLEQGEAEPITIVCSEKGWIRALRGHVESDAVSRFKEGDELKFLIHGSTQDNLLLFATNGRFYTLAADRLPGGRGHGEPVRLMFDMEEDHSLVTLFVHKPGRELLVASRAGYGFVVPEDETLSQRRAGKQILNLGKEDRAAACSKATGDHAAVIGEKGKMLIFPADELPVMNRGRGVKLQRYREGGLQDVCMFTFKEGLEVAAGSGRRRVFDDLKDWVGKRGQAGRLPPRGFPRDRRFGLTLDAG, via the coding sequence ATGCCCGATATGTTGTCTCTTGCAACCGGTGGTGAAGAGGATGTGCTTTTTAGGGAGGCTCTGGAAGAGCGTTACCTGACGTACGCTTTATCTACCATTATGCACCGCTCACTACCCGATGTGCGCGACGGGCTTAAACCTGTCCATAGACGTCTTGTATATGCCATGAGTCAATTGCGTCTTAATTCTAATTCGGGGTTTAAAAAATCTGCGCGTATTGTCGGCGATGTTATCGGCCGTTACCATCCCCATGGTGATCAGGCGGTTTATGATGCGTTGGTGCGTTTGGCGCAGGATTTTGCCGCGCGTTATCCGCTCATAGACGGGCAGGGTAACTTCGGCAATGTTGACGGTGACCGCGCTGCCGCTATGCGCTATACGGAAAGCCGTCTTACCCCGGTGGCCGATGCGCTTCTTGAGGGCATCGACGAAGATGCGGTTGATTTCAGGGAGACGTATGACGGCGAAGACCGGGAGCCGGTAGTTTTACCGGCTAATTTTCCTAATTTGCTGGCTAATGGTGCATCAGGCATTGCCGTGGGCATGGCGACGAGTATTCCACCCCATAATGTTTCTGAATTATGTGCAGGCGCTTTGCATCTCATCAAACATCCCGCAGCCGGTGTTGCTAAATTAAACGAATTTATTCCTGCGCCGGACTTTCCCACCGGCGGCATTGTTGTAGAAGATCCGGCCTCTATTCTGGACGCCTATAAAACCGGCAGGGGGGGGGTCCGCTTACGGGCCCGGTGGGAACTTGAAAACAGGGGCCGCGAAAAATATCAGATTGTAATTACTGAAATCCCCTGGCAGGTCAACAAGGCGCGTCTTGTTGAAAAACTGGCGGATATTATTCAGGAGCGCAAACTGGTGGCCTTGGCGGATGTGCGTGATGAATCATCCGAGGATGTACGTCTTGTGCTGGAGCCCCGTAGCCGTAGCGTTGATCCCTATGGGCTTATGGAAGCCCTGTTTCGCATGACCGATTTGGAAACCCGCATTCCCATCAATATGAACGTGTTGGTGGAGGGGCAGGTGCCTACCGTTGTTACTTTGAAACAGGCGTTGCAGGCATGGCTGGACCATCGGCGGGAGGTTTTGCTACGGCGTGTGCGGTTTCGTCTTGGGAAGATTGACCACCGCATAGAAGTTCTGGAAGGATATCTGGTTGCGTACCTCAATCTGGACAAAGTGATCCGCATCATTCGGGAGGAAGATAATCCGGCGAAAAAATTAATGGCAGCGTTTAAACTGACGTCTGTTCAGGCGGAAGCCATATTGAATATGCGGTTGCGTTCTTTACGCAAGCTTGAAGAAAAAGAAATTAAGACAGAACATAAGGCGCTGATTGAAGAGCGGCGGGAGTTACGTAAACTACTCAAATCGAAGGACGGCCAATGGAAGCATATCACCGGAGAGGTGCGCCGGTTGCGGGATGAATATGACCCTAAAACGGAACATGGCCGTCGCCGCTCCGAGATGGCGGAAGCTCCTGAAGTTGAAGATATCACCACCCTTGAGCAGGGAGAGGCTGAACCCATAACCATTGTATGTTCTGAAAAAGGGTGGATTCGTGCTCTTAGGGGTCATGTAGAGAGCGATGCCGTGTCCAGATTTAAGGAGGGCGACGAATTAAAGTTTCTCATTCATGGCAGCACACAGGACAATCTTCTTTTGTTTGCGACCAACGGGCGTTTTTATACCCTTGCTGCAGACCGCCTTCCCGGTGGGCGTGGCCATGGAGAACCGGTGCGGTTGATGTTTGACATGGAAGAAGACCATAGCCTTGTTACGTTATTTGTTCACAAACCCGGGCGGGAATTGTTGGTTGCATCGCGTGCAGGTTATGGATTTGTCGTGCCGGAGGATGAAACCTTAAGTCAAAGGCGGGCGGGCAAACAGATTCTGAATTTGGGCAAAGAAGACAGAGCGGCGGCCTGTAGTAAGGCAACCGGTGATCATGCGGCCGTGATTGGTGAAAAGGGCAAAATGTTGATTTTCCCTGCGGATGAATTACCTGTCATGAATCGGGGGCGTGGGGTTAAGTTGCAACGCTACCGGGAGGGTGGTTTGCAGGATGTCTGCATGTTTACCTTCAAAGAGGGTTTGGAGGTTGCGGCCGGTAGCGGGCGGCGGCGTGTTTTTGATGACCTCAAGGATTGGGTAGGAAAGCGCGGTCAGGCCGGGCGGCTACCCCCCAGAGGCTTTCCGCGTGACCGTCGTTTCGGATTAACACTGGATGCCGGATGA